The proteins below are encoded in one region of Pan paniscus chromosome 4, NHGRI_mPanPan1-v2.0_pri, whole genome shotgun sequence:
- the SMN2 gene encoding survival motor neuron protein isoform X2, producing MAMSSGGSGGGVPEQEDSVLFRRGTGQSDDSDIWDDTALIKAYDKAVASFKHALKNGDICETSGKPKTTPKRKPAKKNKSQKKNTAASLQQWKVGDKCSAIWSEDGCIYPATIASIDFKRETCVVVYTGYGNREEQNLSDLLSPICEVANSIEQNAQENENESQVSTDESENSRSPGNKSDNIKPKSAPWNSFLPPPPPMPGPRLGPGKIIPPPPPICPDSLDDADALGSMLISWYMSGYHTGYYMGFRQNQKEGRCSHSLN from the exons AGCGATGATTCTGACATTTGGGATGATACAGCATTGATAAAAGCATATGATAAAGCTGTGGCTTCATTTAAG CATGCTCTAAAGAATGGTGACATTTGTGAAACTTCAGGTAAACCAAAAACCACACCTAAAAGAAAACCTGCTAAGAAGAATAAAAGCCAAAAGAAGAATACTGCAGCTTCCTTACAacag TGGAAAGTTGGGGACAAATGTTCTGCCATTTGGTCAGAAGACGGTTGCATTTACCCAGCTACCATTGCTTCAATTGATTTCAAGAGAGAAACCTGTGTTGTGGTTTACACTGGATATGGAAATAGAGAGGAGCAAAATCTGTCCGATCTACTTTCCCCAATCTGTGAAGTAGCTAATAGTATAGAACAGAATGCTCAAGAG aatgaaaatgaaagccaAGTTTCAACAGATGAAAGTGAGAACTCCAGGTCTCCTGGAAATAAATCAGATAACATCAAGCCCAAATCTGCTCCATGGAACTCTTTTCTCCCTCCACCACCCCCCATGCCAGGGCCAAGACTGGGACCAGGAAAG ATAATTCCCCCACCACCTCCCATATGTCCAGATTCCCTTGATGATGCTGATGCTTTGGGAAGTATGTTAATTTCATGGTACATGAGTGGCTATCATACTGGCTATTATATG GGTTTCAGACAAAATCAAAAAGAAGGAAGGTGCTCACATTCCTTAAATTAA
- the SMN2 gene encoding survival motor neuron protein isoform X1: MAMSSGGSGGGVPEQEDSVLFRRGTGQSDDSDIWDDTALIKAYDKAVASFKHALKNGDICETSGKPKTTPKRKPAKKNKSQKKNTAASLQQWKVGDKCSAIWSEDGCIYPATIASIDFKRETCVVVYTGYGNREEQNLSDLLSPICEVANSIEQNAQENENESQVSTDESENSRSPGNKSDNIKPKSAPWNSFLPPPPPMPGPRLGPGKPGLKFNGPPPPPPPPPPHLLSCWLPPFPSGPPIIPPPPPICPDSLDDADALGSMLISWYMSGYHTGYYMGFRQNQKEGRCSHSLN, from the exons AGCGATGATTCTGACATTTGGGATGATACAGCATTGATAAAAGCATATGATAAAGCTGTGGCTTCATTTAAG CATGCTCTAAAGAATGGTGACATTTGTGAAACTTCAGGTAAACCAAAAACCACACCTAAAAGAAAACCTGCTAAGAAGAATAAAAGCCAAAAGAAGAATACTGCAGCTTCCTTACAacag TGGAAAGTTGGGGACAAATGTTCTGCCATTTGGTCAGAAGACGGTTGCATTTACCCAGCTACCATTGCTTCAATTGATTTCAAGAGAGAAACCTGTGTTGTGGTTTACACTGGATATGGAAATAGAGAGGAGCAAAATCTGTCCGATCTACTTTCCCCAATCTGTGAAGTAGCTAATAGTATAGAACAGAATGCTCAAGAG aatgaaaatgaaagccaAGTTTCAACAGATGAAAGTGAGAACTCCAGGTCTCCTGGAAATAAATCAGATAACATCAAGCCCAAATCTGCTCCATGGAACTCTTTTCTCCCTCCACCACCCCCCATGCCAGGGCCAAGACTGGGACCAGGAAAG CCAGGTCTAAAATTCAATGGCCCACCAccgccaccgccaccaccaccaccccacttACTATCATGCTGGCTGCCTCCATTTCCTTCTGGACCACCA ATAATTCCCCCACCACCTCCCATATGTCCAGATTCCCTTGATGATGCTGATGCTTTGGGAAGTATGTTAATTTCATGGTACATGAGTGGCTATCATACTGGCTATTATATG GGTTTCAGACAAAATCAAAAAGAAGGAAGGTGCTCACATTCCTTAAATTAA